In a genomic window of Ipomoea triloba cultivar NCNSP0323 chromosome 3, ASM357664v1:
- the LOC116013216 gene encoding uncharacterized protein LOC116013216, with protein sequence MTEKVKLIRGRMKAAQDRQKSYADRRRQPVEFQEGDKVWLKISPTKGVMRFGKKGKSSPRYIGPYEILERIGKVAYRLALPAVMDRVHNVFHVSQLKKYVYDTSHVLQPEDVTLDENLSYEEKPVKILDTKTRDTRRKSIKLVKVLWSNHLVEEATWELEGEMRTRYPMLFEQGKREPKA encoded by the coding sequence ATGACAGAAAAGGTCAAGTTGATTCGAGGAAGGATGAAAGCTGCCCAGGACcgacaaaagtcttatgctgatcgaagaaggcaaccagttgaatttcaagaaggtgATAAGGTATGGCTAAAAATATCTCCTACAAAAGGAGTAATGCGGttcgggaagaaaggaaaatcgAGTCCAAGATATATTGGACCATATGAAATCCTTGAGAGGATCGGAAAGGTAGCATACCGATTAGCGCTACCTGCGGTGATGGATCGAGTGCACAATGTATTTCATGTGTCTCAATTAAAGAAGTACGTATATGATACATCACATGTACTTCAACCTGAGGACGTAACTTTGGATGAGAACTTATCATATGAAGAAAAACCAGTGAAAATATTGGATACTAAGACCCGGGATACCCGCAGAAAGTCTATAAAGTTGGTGAAAGTGTTATGGTCAAACCATTTGGTGGAAGaagccacatgggagttggaaggCGAAATGAGAACGCGATACCCTATGTTGTTTGAGCAAGGTAAAAGAGAACCTAAAGCTTAA